A genomic stretch from Flavobacterium sp. KS-LB2 includes:
- a CDS encoding ZIP family metal transporter, whose translation MNYLLPLLSVLIGYIIALVLKPKNKTNLKLLLAFSGSFLLSLTVIHLLPEVYEAHEHAIGESNNHNAGIFIMIGILFQIILEFFSKGAEHGHVHGHSNMSHIPWLLFISLCIHAFLEGFPVGHNHGKLALGIAIHHLPIAIILTTFFINSHLNNKAIFIFMLTFALMTPLGTFASAYFSGLNEYHSEITAVVIGILFHISSTIIFESSEGHKFNIAKVSMIVIGIALAYFI comes from the coding sequence ATGAATTACCTCTTACCCTTACTTTCCGTACTCATAGGATACATCATCGCATTGGTATTAAAACCAAAAAACAAAACAAATCTAAAGTTACTCTTAGCTTTTAGTGGTTCTTTTCTACTCTCTTTAACCGTAATACATTTATTACCTGAGGTGTATGAAGCTCACGAACATGCTATTGGCGAAAGCAACAATCACAATGCGGGAATCTTTATCATGATAGGAATTTTGTTCCAGATTATCTTAGAGTTTTTCTCTAAAGGTGCTGAGCACGGACACGTACACGGACATTCAAATATGTCACATATTCCGTGGTTGCTCTTCATCAGTCTTTGTATTCATGCCTTTTTAGAAGGATTCCCAGTGGGACATAATCACGGGAAATTAGCGCTAGGAATTGCCATTCATCACTTACCTATCGCTATTATTTTAACCACTTTTTTTATTAATTCTCATTTAAATAACAAAGCGATTTTTATTTTCATGCTCACATTTGCATTGATGACGCCACTAGGAACATTTGCTTCAGCTTATTTTTCAGGATTAAACGAGTATCATAGCGAAATTACCGCTGTAGTTATCGGGATTTTATTTCATATATCTTCGACTATCATTTTTGAAAGCAGCGAAGGACACAAATTCAATATTGCCAAAGTTTCCATGATTGTCATAGGAATTGCATTGGCGTATTTTATATAA
- a CDS encoding class I SAM-dependent methyltransferase, with protein MSAAQNPPTENQLKSTENWYTSWFDTPYYHILYKDRNYREAQIFMDNLTHYLNLPEKANVLDLACGKGRHSIYLNQLGFTVLGADLSENSIAEANKNTNETLHFKVHDMREPFEEKFDAIFNLFTSFGYFENDEDNLTTLKAIKESLSEYGFAVIDFMNVAQVLETLVPEETKTVEGIDFQIKRYLKDGHIYKEIDFEDKGQKFHFTEKVKALTLKDFEELMEEAGIYLLDIFGDYKLKKFHKTDSERLIMIFK; from the coding sequence ATGTCTGCAGCACAAAATCCACCAACTGAAAATCAACTAAAATCAACCGAAAACTGGTATACCTCTTGGTTTGATACTCCGTATTATCATATTCTTTACAAGGATAGAAATTATAGAGAAGCACAGATTTTCATGGACAATCTAACTCATTATCTGAATCTTCCTGAAAAAGCAAACGTATTGGATTTAGCCTGTGGCAAAGGCCGTCATTCTATTTATTTGAATCAATTGGGTTTTACAGTTCTTGGTGCTGATTTATCTGAAAACAGCATTGCGGAAGCTAATAAAAATACGAATGAAACCCTTCATTTCAAAGTTCATGACATGCGTGAACCTTTTGAAGAAAAATTCGATGCTATTTTCAATCTATTTACCAGCTTTGGTTATTTCGAAAATGACGAAGACAATCTAACTACATTAAAAGCCATCAAAGAAAGCCTTTCCGAATATGGTTTTGCCGTGATTGACTTTATGAATGTTGCTCAAGTACTCGAAACGCTGGTTCCAGAAGAAACGAAAACCGTCGAGGGAATCGATTTTCAAATCAAACGTTATTTAAAAGACGGTCATATTTACAAAGAAATTGACTTTGAAGACAAAGGGCAAAAATTTCATTTCACCGAAAAAGTAAAAGCCCTTACCCTAAAAGATTTTGAGGAATTAATGGAAGAAGCTGGGATTTATCTCTTGGATATTTTTGGCGATTACAAATTGAAAAAATTCCATAAAACCGATAGTGAACGCCTAATCATGATTTTTAAATAA
- a CDS encoding THUMP domain-containing class I SAM-dependent RNA methyltransferase — protein sequence MENNYKMVAKTFFGFEEILAKELQNLGAQNVEQGVRMVSFKGDKGFMYKANLALRTALKILKPIYFFKANNEQALYKGISGVNWSKLLNANQTFVIDTTVHSEYFNHSEFVSQKCKDAIVDQFRERTGQRPSIDKVHPDLRINIHIDKDQVSVALDTSGNALNQRGYRTATNIAPINEVLAAGILLLSGWDGQTDFLDPMCGSGTFLAEAAMIACNIPANINRKEFAFEKWNDWDNDLFDAISDSLLKRVREFHYKIKGYDKAPSAVQKAKDNIKNANLDEYISIEEQNFFDTEKSSEGKLHVVFNPPYDERLDIHMEEFYKNIGDTLKKNYPGTNAWMITANLEALKYVGLKPSRKIKLFNAGLEARLVKYEMYEGSKRTKFQVVQDSENKDQISEK from the coding sequence ATGGAAAATAATTATAAAATGGTTGCCAAAACCTTTTTTGGTTTTGAAGAAATATTAGCAAAAGAATTGCAAAACCTAGGCGCACAAAATGTGGAGCAAGGAGTTAGAATGGTTAGTTTTAAGGGAGATAAAGGGTTTATGTACAAAGCGAATTTAGCGTTGCGTACGGCTTTGAAAATCCTAAAGCCTATTTATTTTTTCAAGGCAAATAATGAACAGGCTTTATACAAAGGGATTTCGGGAGTGAATTGGTCTAAATTACTGAATGCTAATCAGACCTTTGTGATTGATACCACAGTGCATTCGGAATATTTTAATCACTCGGAATTTGTTTCTCAAAAATGTAAAGATGCGATTGTCGATCAGTTCAGAGAAAGAACTGGACAACGACCAAGTATCGATAAAGTACACCCTGATTTAAGAATCAACATTCATATCGATAAAGACCAGGTTTCAGTTGCTCTGGATACCTCAGGAAATGCATTGAACCAACGTGGGTATAGAACGGCTACGAATATTGCTCCTATAAACGAGGTTTTGGCAGCAGGAATTCTATTGCTTTCTGGTTGGGACGGTCAAACGGATTTCTTGGATCCAATGTGCGGTTCAGGAACATTTTTAGCCGAAGCAGCAATGATTGCCTGTAATATTCCGGCAAACATCAACCGCAAAGAATTTGCTTTCGAAAAATGGAACGATTGGGACAATGACTTGTTTGATGCTATTTCGGACAGTTTATTGAAGCGAGTTCGAGAATTTCATTACAAGATTAAAGGCTATGATAAAGCACCAAGTGCGGTTCAAAAAGCCAAAGACAACATCAAAAATGCTAATCTTGACGAGTATATTTCTATTGAAGAACAAAATTTCTTTGATACAGAAAAATCTTCAGAAGGGAAATTACATGTTGTTTTCAATCCGCCGTATGATGAGCGTTTAGATATTCACATGGAAGAATTCTACAAAAACATTGGTGATACCTTAAAGAAAAATTACCCAGGTACTAATGCTTGGATGATTACTGCCAATCTGGAAGCATTGAAATATGTAGGATTAAAACCTTCGAGAAAAATCAAGCTTTTTAATGCTGGATTAGAAGCGCGTTTAGTGAAATACGAAATGTATGAAGGAAGTAAGAGAACGAAATTTCAAGTTGTTCAGGATTCAGAAAATAAGGATCAGATTTCTGAAAAATAG
- a CDS encoding DUF6048 family protein: MKHTLRYFFSICLVSSLTLVQAQETSPKGEQVKQTTAVKSDPKTTKTDQILPEAPLPSIATKPAAKNNDSIPVKTDRYGIRVGLDLFKLTRALYDKDYKGIELVGDYRLTKKYFLAAELGNENKTTDDDRLNFTTKGSYIKAGFDYNAYENWLDMENIISIGMRYGFSTFNQQLNTYRIYNANPYFAETPIISSGKNFDGLSASWIEVVAGIKAKVFDNVFVGFSLRLNRLVTNKEPENFSNLYIPGFNRTYDGDFGVGFNYTVTYFVPIYKKKLKPATVAKKEEKK, translated from the coding sequence ATGAAACACACATTAAGATATTTTTTTAGTATTTGTCTCGTATCATCGTTGACTTTGGTACAGGCTCAAGAAACGAGCCCAAAAGGCGAACAAGTGAAACAAACAACAGCTGTGAAAAGTGACCCAAAAACCACCAAAACAGACCAGATTCTACCTGAAGCTCCTTTGCCATCAATAGCCACTAAACCAGCTGCAAAAAATAATGATTCAATTCCCGTAAAGACAGACCGATACGGAATTCGTGTTGGACTTGATTTATTTAAACTAACACGCGCTCTTTATGACAAAGATTATAAAGGAATTGAGTTGGTTGGCGATTACCGATTGACCAAAAAATATTTTTTGGCGGCAGAACTTGGAAATGAAAACAAAACTACAGATGATGACCGACTTAATTTCACTACAAAAGGGTCCTATATAAAAGCAGGTTTTGATTATAATGCCTATGAAAACTGGCTTGACATGGAAAACATTATTTCTATAGGTATGCGCTATGGTTTCAGTACTTTTAATCAGCAATTAAACACATATCGAATTTATAATGCAAACCCATATTTTGCAGAAACTCCAATAATTTCATCTGGTAAAAATTTTGATGGATTATCCGCGAGTTGGATTGAAGTGGTGGCTGGAATAAAAGCCAAAGTATTTGACAATGTATTTGTGGGTTTCAGTCTTCGATTGAACCGATTGGTAACCAACAAAGAACCGGAAAACTTCTCCAACTTATACATTCCTGGGTTCAATAGAACCTATGATGGTGATTTTGGAGTAGGTTTCAATTACACAGTTACTTATTTTGTTCCTATTTATAAGAAGAAGCTAAAACCTGCTACGGTTGCTAAAAAAGAAGAGAAAAAATAA
- a CDS encoding DUF6452 family protein: MRKIYLLVLALALFFSSCEKDDICDANTPTTPRLVITFHDFLNPSVLKNVTNLKVVGEGMIDGIVFNSATGDAKYLTNGNTISIPLKTVGTSTSFSFTLNSGSANTALINVDNIKFDYTTQELYVSRACGYKTNFILDPINPYTHTDAAVPDTKWIEYISVEKSNIENENETHIKIFF, from the coding sequence ATGAGAAAAATATATTTATTGGTTTTAGCTCTAGCGTTATTTTTCTCCAGTTGCGAGAAAGATGATATTTGCGATGCAAATACACCCACTACGCCTCGTTTGGTGATTACTTTTCATGACTTTTTGAATCCGTCTGTTTTAAAAAATGTAACAAATCTCAAGGTAGTTGGTGAGGGAATGATTGATGGAATTGTTTTTAATAGTGCTACCGGAGATGCTAAATACTTGACAAACGGAAACACAATTTCGATTCCGCTAAAAACTGTTGGCACCAGTACTAGCTTCAGTTTCACCTTAAATTCTGGGAGTGCTAATACAGCTTTGATAAACGTAGATAATATAAAGTTTGACTATACAACCCAAGAACTGTATGTATCCAGAGCTTGTGGTTACAAAACCAACTTTATATTAGATCCGATAAATCCATATACACATACCGATGCTGCAGTTCCAGATACAAAATGGATAGAATATATCTCGGTTGAAAAAAGTAACATAGAAAACGAAAATGAAACACACATTAAGATATTTTTTTAG
- the rlmD gene encoding 23S rRNA (uracil(1939)-C(5))-methyltransferase RlmD codes for MAKKNTDKVVFHQIKVLDAGAKGVSVAKAPDGKVVFIPNVVPGDVVDVQTFKKRKAYYEGKAVHFHEYSEHRVEPICDHFGVCGGCKWQNMKYSQQLYYKQNEVKNHLQRIGKIELPEFEPILGSEKQFFYRNKMEFSFSNSRWLTEKEIDSTEDLGNRNALGFHIPKMWDKILDINKCHLQEDPSNAIRNEVRDFANANGLTFFNPRAHEGLLRTLMLRTSSTGEIMVLIQFFENDKANRELILDHLYEKFPQITSLQYVVNNKANDTLYDTDIKLYKGRDYILEEMEGLKFSINAKSFYQTNSDQAYELYKITRDFAGLTGNEIVYDLYTGTGTIAQFVSKKAKKVIGVESVPDAIKDAKANAVRNEITNCEFFVGDMKVVFNDDFIAQHGHPDVIITDPPRDGMHKDVIEQIMKIAPEKVVYVSCNSATQARDLALMDEKYKVTRVRPVDMFPQTHHVENVVLLERK; via the coding sequence ATGGCTAAGAAAAATACAGACAAAGTTGTCTTTCATCAAATAAAAGTCCTTGATGCTGGTGCAAAAGGCGTTTCGGTAGCAAAGGCTCCCGATGGTAAAGTAGTTTTTATCCCGAATGTAGTTCCGGGTGATGTGGTTGACGTGCAGACTTTCAAGAAGCGCAAAGCCTATTACGAAGGAAAAGCAGTTCATTTTCATGAATATTCAGAACATCGTGTAGAACCTATTTGCGATCACTTTGGTGTTTGCGGCGGTTGTAAATGGCAGAATATGAAATACAGCCAACAGTTGTATTACAAGCAAAATGAAGTGAAAAATCATTTGCAACGCATCGGAAAAATAGAACTTCCGGAATTTGAACCGATTCTGGGTTCAGAAAAACAGTTTTTTTATAGAAACAAAATGGAATTTTCGTTTTCAAACAGCCGTTGGTTAACAGAAAAAGAAATTGACAGCACCGAAGATTTAGGAAACAGAAACGCACTTGGTTTCCACATTCCGAAAATGTGGGACAAAATCCTGGACATCAATAAATGTCATTTGCAGGAAGATCCATCGAATGCTATTAGAAACGAAGTGAGAGATTTTGCGAATGCAAATGGACTGACTTTCTTTAATCCAAGAGCGCATGAAGGTTTATTGAGAACTTTAATGTTGCGTACTTCTTCGACGGGTGAAATCATGGTTTTGATTCAGTTTTTCGAAAATGACAAAGCCAACAGAGAATTAATCCTAGACCATCTTTACGAGAAATTCCCGCAAATTACTTCGTTGCAATACGTAGTAAACAATAAAGCAAACGATACTTTATACGACACCGATATTAAATTATACAAAGGAAGAGATTACATCTTGGAAGAAATGGAAGGTTTGAAATTTAGCATTAATGCCAAATCTTTTTACCAAACTAATTCGGATCAAGCGTATGAATTGTATAAAATAACGCGTGATTTCGCTGGATTAACAGGAAATGAAATCGTTTATGATTTATATACTGGAACTGGAACTATTGCACAGTTTGTTTCTAAAAAAGCAAAAAAAGTAATAGGTGTAGAAAGTGTTCCTGATGCGATTAAAGATGCCAAAGCGAATGCGGTACGTAATGAAATCACGAATTGTGAGTTTTTTGTAGGAGATATGAAAGTGGTGTTCAACGATGATTTCATCGCACAACACGGCCATCCAGATGTGATTATCACAGATCCACCAAGAGACGGAATGCATAAAGACGTGATTGAACAAATCATGAAAATTGCTCCTGAAAAAGTGGTTTATGTAAGCTGTAATTCGGCAACACAAGCTAGAGATTTGGCTCTGATGGATGAGAAATACAAAGTGACTCGGGTACGTCCCGTAGATATGTTTCCGCAAACGCATCACGTAGAAAATGTAGTACTTTTAGAAAGAAAATAA
- a CDS encoding sensor histidine kinase, producing MQLYKKLSKIGFLKNSYAFKFLFVAFIGIHIPLIGLLFFVLYGSKSISADTILIFALIMTLAATATTLVVLKLLIKPIEVASKALHSYRNKRTVPALPTNFSDEAGLLMSNIQDSIAENENFITEKQDLVYLLSHDLRNFVGNSKSATLLILEEEPSESITELAELILQSTEQQYNYIENFIKLLKEQDQIIEKRSKSEIVQFTYVFSVVSKQLDQLLNNKNIKLNLSIEVEEALLNIDKILLIRVLVNLIDNAVKFSFPDNVIKVRVYNQGSKIAFEISDNGVGFDQNQSQELFRKFTKMSKLGTSNEPSTGIGLYLCKKIIERHDGQLLAESDGINKGATFSIVF from the coding sequence ATGCAGTTATATAAAAAATTATCTAAAATAGGTTTTCTTAAAAATAGTTATGCTTTCAAATTTTTGTTTGTCGCATTTATAGGAATTCATATTCCGTTGATTGGATTATTATTTTTTGTACTTTATGGTAGCAAAAGCATTTCTGCTGATACTATTTTGATTTTTGCGCTTATCATGACTTTAGCAGCTACAGCAACAACTTTGGTTGTGTTAAAGTTGCTAATTAAGCCAATCGAAGTCGCGTCTAAAGCTTTGCATTCCTATAGAAATAAAAGAACAGTTCCTGCATTGCCAACTAATTTTTCTGATGAAGCAGGATTATTAATGAGTAATATCCAGGATTCAATTGCAGAAAATGAAAATTTCATTACTGAAAAACAAGATTTAGTGTATTTACTTTCCCATGATTTAAGAAACTTTGTTGGGAATTCTAAATCGGCGACACTACTTATTTTAGAGGAAGAACCATCGGAATCTATAACAGAGTTAGCAGAATTAATACTGCAATCAACAGAGCAACAGTATAATTATATTGAAAACTTCATCAAACTGCTGAAAGAGCAAGACCAAATCATAGAAAAAAGATCCAAAAGTGAAATTGTACAGTTTACATATGTTTTTTCGGTTGTATCAAAGCAGTTGGATCAGTTGTTAAATAATAAAAATATTAAATTAAATTTGTCAATTGAAGTTGAAGAAGCACTTTTGAATATTGATAAAATTTTGTTGATTCGCGTTTTGGTAAACTTGATAGACAATGCTGTAAAATTCTCTTTCCCTGATAACGTAATCAAAGTACGTGTTTATAATCAGGGTAGTAAAATAGCTTTTGAGATTTCGGATAACGGTGTAGGTTTTGATCAAAATCAGAGTCAAGAACTGTTTCGAAAATTTACAAAAATGAGTAAGCTAGGAACGTCCAATGAACCTTCAACAGGTATTGGATTATATCTGTGTAAAAAAATCATAGAAAGACACGATGGTCAACTCTTAGCTGAAAGTGACGGGATTAATAAAGGAGCTACTTTTTCTATTGTTTTTTAA
- a CDS encoding OsmC family protein has protein sequence MKRNATAVWNGSLKEGAGKLTTQSTTLKDTQYSFKSRFEEGVGTNPEELIAAAHSGCFTMQLSAYITEAGFEIESIETKCDIDFVDGTIITSHLTVNAKVKEITEDAFQQLVTKAEKNCPVSKVLNAAISSTSSLV, from the coding sequence ATGAAAAGAAATGCAACCGCAGTCTGGAATGGTTCACTCAAAGAGGGAGCTGGAAAATTGACCACACAAAGCACCACACTAAAAGATACGCAATATTCCTTTAAATCTCGTTTTGAGGAAGGAGTGGGCACAAATCCCGAAGAATTGATAGCAGCAGCGCATTCTGGATGCTTTACAATGCAACTTTCGGCTTACATCACCGAAGCTGGTTTTGAAATTGAAAGTATTGAAACCAAATGCGATATTGATTTTGTTGACGGAACAATCATCACGTCACACTTAACAGTAAATGCTAAAGTAAAAGAAATAACAGAGGATGCTTTTCAGCAATTGGTTACCAAAGCAGAGAAAAATTGCCCTGTTTCTAAAGTGTTGAATGCAGCAATTTCTTCTACGTCTAGTTTAGTATAA
- a CDS encoding SGNH/GDSL hydrolase family protein — translation MKNTALIYCILFLSIAMGGKAQAQDWPNLNKYQNENANLKPIALGQKRVVFMGDSITEFWSITDPEYFAGKPYINRGISGQTTPQMLIRFRADVIALKPTAVVILAGINDIAGNTGPATLDMIANNIFSMAELAQANQIKVILCSVLPAYDFSWKPNQNPAEKVVALNEMIKNYADANGILYLDYFTAMADKRKGLPTLYSNDEVHPNKVGYQVMATLAEKAITKVLLQK, via the coding sequence ATGAAAAACACAGCACTAATTTATTGTATTCTATTTTTATCAATCGCTATGGGAGGAAAAGCACAGGCTCAGGACTGGCCAAATTTAAACAAATATCAAAATGAAAATGCCAATCTCAAACCGATTGCACTTGGACAAAAAAGAGTGGTGTTTATGGGAGATTCCATAACTGAATTTTGGAGCATCACCGATCCTGAGTATTTTGCAGGAAAACCATACATTAATCGAGGTATTAGTGGACAAACTACACCTCAAATGCTAATCCGTTTTAGAGCTGATGTTATAGCTTTAAAACCCACTGCTGTAGTTATTTTAGCAGGAATAAATGACATTGCCGGCAATACTGGTCCTGCAACATTGGATATGATTGCTAATAACATTTTTTCAATGGCCGAATTGGCGCAAGCAAACCAAATTAAAGTAATACTTTGTTCCGTATTGCCTGCTTATGACTTTTCTTGGAAACCCAATCAAAATCCGGCTGAAAAAGTAGTAGCGTTAAATGAAATGATAAAAAATTATGCTGACGCCAATGGCATTCTTTATCTTGATTACTTTACGGCTATGGCTGATAAACGAAAAGGTTTGCCAACACTATACTCCAATGATGAAGTTCACCCCAACAAAGTGGGTTACCAAGTGATGGCAACACTTGCAGAAAAAGCAATTACTAAAGTATTATTGCAAAAATAA
- the cysM gene encoding cysteine synthase CysM, whose translation MKSYKILDLIGNTPLVETTNLIKNKNVKLLLKLEGNNPGGSVKDRAAYNMIASALERGEIKKGDKLIEATSGNTGIALAMIAQLFNIEIELILPEDSTKERTQTMRAYGATVILTPADTGIIGSRDYADKKVAEGGYIMLNQFANDDNWKAHYKTTGPEVWNDTDGTVTHFVSAMGTTGTIIGTSTYLKEMNPAIQIVGAQPSDGSQIPGIRKWPKEYLPKIFDSNKVDTIIEVSEEEARAMTKRLALEEGVFAGMSSGGSVAAAIKMAEELESGVIVAIICDRGDRYLSSDLFD comes from the coding sequence ATGAAATCATATAAAATATTAGACCTCATTGGAAACACACCTTTAGTCGAAACCACTAATTTAATAAAAAATAAAAACGTAAAACTTTTACTGAAACTCGAAGGAAACAATCCTGGAGGGAGCGTAAAAGATCGTGCAGCCTACAACATGATAGCCTCTGCATTAGAAAGAGGAGAAATCAAAAAAGGAGATAAACTCATTGAAGCAACAAGTGGCAATACCGGCATAGCCCTTGCGATGATTGCGCAATTATTCAATATCGAAATCGAATTGATACTTCCAGAAGATTCCACTAAGGAACGCACCCAAACTATGCGCGCTTATGGTGCTACCGTCATTTTGACACCTGCTGATACCGGAATTATAGGTTCTAGAGATTATGCAGACAAAAAAGTAGCCGAAGGCGGTTACATAATGCTTAATCAGTTTGCAAATGACGACAACTGGAAAGCGCATTATAAAACTACTGGCCCTGAAGTATGGAATGATACCGACGGAACTGTAACCCATTTTGTCTCCGCTATGGGAACAACGGGAACAATTATAGGCACTTCAACCTACCTGAAAGAAATGAATCCAGCGATTCAAATTGTAGGCGCCCAACCCAGCGATGGATCCCAAATCCCAGGAATCAGAAAATGGCCTAAAGAATATTTACCTAAGATCTTTGATTCCAATAAAGTAGATACAATCATCGAAGTCTCTGAAGAGGAAGCGCGGGCCATGACCAAACGTTTAGCGTTAGAAGAAGGCGTTTTTGCAGGAATGAGTAGTGGTGGTTCAGTGGCGGCAGCAATAAAAATGGCTGAGGAATTAGAATCAGGAGTCATAGTAGCCATTATTTGTGACCGTGGTGATCGCTATTTGTCTTCGGATTTGTTTGATTAA
- a CDS encoding DUF1003 domain-containing protein translates to MKSNTTFISDISNKEFPIADKISAKTIRNPILALIQADYPDFDTDKFIAIPELNMYREKYISNYLVVEIGELSNLEAKVIGSLNEDKSLVSTVEDDIGVRTIGQKVADKVAAFGGSWKFIILFGVFILFWILINIYIFLNKGFDPYPFILLNLILSCLAALQAPVIMMSQNRQEEKDRERAKKDYMINLKSELEIRMLHEKLDHLIMHQQQELIEIQKVQIEMMNDILTRIK, encoded by the coding sequence ATGAAATCTAATACTACTTTTATAAGCGACATTTCAAACAAAGAATTTCCAATAGCGGATAAAATTTCTGCTAAAACGATACGAAATCCAATATTAGCACTTATTCAAGCTGATTATCCAGATTTTGATACTGATAAATTTATAGCAATTCCGGAGCTGAATATGTATCGGGAGAAATATATTTCTAATTATTTAGTGGTCGAAATAGGGGAATTATCAAATCTAGAGGCTAAGGTTATTGGTTCTTTGAATGAAGATAAATCATTGGTGAGTACGGTTGAGGATGATATTGGAGTTCGCACCATAGGACAGAAAGTAGCTGATAAAGTAGCTGCTTTTGGCGGAAGCTGGAAATTCATCATCCTTTTTGGGGTATTCATCCTTTTTTGGATTTTGATTAATATTTATATTTTCTTGAATAAGGGATTTGATCCTTATCCATTTATTTTGCTAAATTTAATTTTGTCGTGTCTTGCAGCACTTCAAGCTCCCGTGATTATGATGAGTCAAAATCGTCAGGAAGAAAAAGACAGGGAAAGAGCCAAAAAAGATTATATGATTAATTTGAAATCAGAACTTGAAATTAGAATGCTTCATGAAAAACTAGATCATTTGATTATGCATCAACAACAAGAATTAATAGAAATTCAAAAAGTGCAAATAGAAATGATGAATGATATTTTGACCCGAATCAAATAA
- a CDS encoding DUF2752 domain-containing protein, with amino-acid sequence MDLEKFMLPCLSKTLFGIECLGCGFQRGFLLFLQADFQGAFKMYPAIFTTLLFLGILGLNFIDKNRNYKKPIMVSAIVNGIFMIAGYYFKHF; translated from the coding sequence TTGGATTTAGAAAAATTTATGCTGCCTTGCTTAAGCAAAACGCTCTTTGGAATCGAGTGTTTGGGTTGCGGTTTTCAGAGAGGATTTTTACTGTTTCTGCAAGCGGACTTTCAAGGCGCTTTTAAGATGTATCCAGCCATTTTCACCACACTACTATTTCTGGGAATTCTGGGTTTGAATTTTATCGACAAAAATAGAAATTACAAAAAACCAATCATGGTTTCAGCAATCGTCAATGGCATTTTTATGATTGCGGGTTATTATTTTAAGCACTTTTAA
- a CDS encoding Smr/MutS family protein: MFNKGDKVSVLDEAINGIVLSVNEKQVTVETEDGFTMTFFVNELIKINETSNLLDSIRRINVSEISKEKEIPKPRSFVKEKKSKHEIPAPEFDLHIEKLVPNKRGMSNYDILTLQTETAKRHIEFAIKNRIPKIVFIHGVGEGVLKAELDFLLGRYDNIAFQEGNYQKYGQGATEVFIKQSAM; encoded by the coding sequence ATGTTTAATAAAGGAGATAAGGTTTCAGTGCTTGACGAAGCAATCAACGGGATAGTTTTGTCAGTCAATGAGAAGCAAGTTACGGTAGAAACAGAAGATGGATTTACGATGACATTTTTTGTCAACGAGTTGATTAAAATAAACGAAACCAGTAACTTACTAGATTCTATTAGAAGAATAAATGTAAGTGAGATTTCAAAAGAGAAAGAGATTCCAAAACCTCGTAGTTTTGTAAAAGAGAAGAAATCAAAACATGAAATTCCGGCTCCAGAGTTTGATTTGCATATCGAAAAACTGGTGCCTAATAAACGTGGAATGTCCAATTATGATATTCTAACTTTGCAAACGGAAACAGCAAAACGACATATTGAATTTGCGATTAAGAATCGTATTCCAAAGATTGTTTTTATCCACGGCGTGGGTGAAGGAGTTCTAAAAGCAGAGCTGGATTTTTTATTAGGGCGTTATGATAATATCGCTTTTCAAGAAGGAAATTATCAAAAATATGGTCAAGGAGCAACAGAAGTTTTTATTAAACAAAGTGCCATGTAG